From a region of the Megalops cyprinoides isolate fMegCyp1 chromosome 13, fMegCyp1.pri, whole genome shotgun sequence genome:
- the cars1 gene encoding cysteine--tRNA ligase, cytoplasmic, giving the protein MAGFGDLAFDYGFLLQISEDLPRVAALNEYLSCRSYLAGFSISQADLEAFRLLHGPPSEQHVHALRWYRHISALQQDWQTPTDPSTECCTKGKRVQPPWSPPEGTDPPKLRLYNSLTRAKEVFVPQNGNKVLWYCCGPTVYDASHMGHARSYISFDILRRILKNYFKYDVFYCMNITDIDDKIIKRARQNYLLEQYKDKKPTPTQILQDVLTARKPFQAKLAETTDPDKRQMLERLDTAVTAALAPLQGAVQNGIADTALQSQAQVLLDEAKDVLSDWLDSQFGSQVTENSIFSLLPKHWEAEYHKDMDALNVLPPDVLTRVSEYVPEIVSFVERIVDNGFGYVSNGSVYFDTAKFDASEKHSYAKLVPEAVGDQKALQEGEGDLSISADRLSEKKSPNDFALWKTSKPGEPSWDSPWGKGRPGWHIECSAMAGSILGESMDIHGGGFDLRFPHHDNELAQSEAFFNNDHWVRYFLHTGHLTIAGCKMSKSLKNFITIKDALDKHTARQLRLAFLMHSWKDTLDYSTNTMESAIQYEKFLNEFFLNVKDILRTPTDITGQFEKWEEAEMELNQSFYERKAAVHEALCDNIDTRTALEEMRSLVSQSNTYIASKKSAKLLPSRMLLEDIALYLTNMLRIYGAIEGTEPIGFPVGGDGQNVDLETTVMPYLKVLSDFREGVRKIAREQKVTEVLRLCDEVRDNTLPELGVRLEDHEGLPTVVKLVDRETLLREKEEKRKAEEEKRRKKEEAAKKKQEQEMAKLAKMKIPPSEMFRSETDKYSKFDETGFPTHDAEGQEISKGQSKKLRKLYEAQEKLHREYLQTTQNGS; this is encoded by the exons ATGGCAGGATTTGGGGATTTGG CTTTTGACTATGGCTTCCTGTTGCAAATAAGCGAGGACCTTCCCAGGGTAGCAGCCCTTAATGAGTACCTGAGCTGCCGCAGTTACCTGGCTGGGTTCAGCATCTCTCAGGCCGACCTGGAAGCCTTCAGGCTCCTCCATGGGCCTCCTTCCGAGCAGCATGTCCACGCCCTGCGGTGGTACAGACACATATCAGCCCTGCAGCAGGACTGGCAGACTCCCACAGACCCCAGCACCGAGTGCTGCA CAAAGGGAAAGAGGGTCCAGCCACCTTGGTCTCCCCCTGAAGGAACGGACCCCCCGAAGCTGCGGCTCTACAACAGCCTCACTCGCGCTAAG GAGGTGTTCGTTCCACAGAACGGAAATAAGGTTCTGTGGTACTGCTGTGGGCCCACAGTGTATGACGCATCCCATATGGGCCACGCCAG GTCCTACATCTCTTTTGATATTCTGCGAAGAATACTGAAAAACTACTTCAAATACGACGTCTTCTACTGCATGAACATTACAGACATTGATGACAAA ATCATCAAAAGAGCCAGACAGAACTACCTGCTCGAGCAGTACAAAGACAAGAAGCCAACCCCAACACAGATACTGCAGGACGTGCTGACCGCCAGGAAG CCCTTTCAGGCCAAGCTAGCTGAAACAACGGACCCCGACAAGAGGCAGATGCTGGAGCGATTGGACACAGCAGTGACCGCAGCTCTAGCCcccctgcagggggcagtgcagaatGGAATTGCAGACACAGCCTTACAGAGCCAGGCCCAG GTGTTACTTGATGAAGCCAAAGACGTTTTGTCCGACTGGCTGGATTCTCAGTTTGGCAGTCAGGTGACAGAGAACTCCATCTTTTCTCTTCTGCCAAAGCATTGGGAAGCAGAGTATCACAAGGACATGGATGCCCTCAAT GTCCTTCCTCCAGACGTTCTCACCCGAGTCAGTGAGTACGTGCCTGAGATTGTAAGCTTCGTGGAGAGGATTGTGGACAACGGTTTTGG GTACGTGTCCAACGGTTCAGTGTATTTTGACACAGCCAAGTTTGATGCTAGTGAGAAGCACTCGTACGCTAAGCTGGTGCCAGAGGCAGTGGGGGACCAGAAGGCcctgcaggaaggagagg GAGACCTGAGCATCTCAGCAGACAGGCTGAGTGAGAAGAAGTCTCCAAACGACTTCGCCTTGTGGAAGACCTCCAAGCCTGGGGAGCCATCCTGGGACTCGCCCTGGGGAAAG GGGAGGCCTGGATGGCACATTGAATGCTCTGCTATGGCTGGCTCCATTTTGGGAGAGTCCATGGACATCCACGGGGGAGGCTTTGACCTGAGGTTCCCCCACCATGACAATGAGTTGGCACAGTCTGAG GCCTTCTTCAACAATGACCACTGGGTGCGCTACTTCCTGCACACGGGTCATCTGACCATCGCGGGCTGCAAGATGTCGAAGTCCCTGAAGAACTTCATCACCATTAAAGACGCCCTGGACAAGCACACAG cCCGCCAGCTGCGTCTCGCCTTCCTCATGCACTCCTGGAAGGACACCCTGGACTACTCCACCAACACCATGGAGTCTGCCATCCAGTACGAGAAATTCTTGAAC GAGTTCTTCCTCAATGTCAAGGACATCCTGAGGACTCCAACAGACATCACAGGCCAGTTTGAGAAGTGGGAGGAGGCGGAGATGGAGCTGAACCAGAG TTTCTATGAGCGGAAAGCCGCGGTGCATGAGGCTCTGTGCGACAACATAGACACGCGAACCGCGCTGGAGGAAATGAGGTCGCTGGTCAGCCAGAGCAACACGTACATCGCCAGCAAGAAGAGCGCCAAGCTGCTGCCCAGCCGCATGCTGCTGGAGGACATCGCCCTGTACCTCACCAACATGCTGAGA ATATACGGGGCTATTGAGGGGACAGAGCCAATTGGATTCCCAGTGGGAGGAGATGGCCAAAACGTGGAT CTGGAAACCACTGTGATGCCGTACCTGAAAGTGCTCTCAGACTTTAGGGAAGGAGTACGGAAGATTGCCAGAGAACAGAAAG tAACGGAAGTCTTGCGCCTGTGTGATGAGGTACGCGACAACACGTTGCCGGAGCTGGGGGTTCGTTTGGAGGACCACGAAG gcctGCCCACGGTGGTGAAGCTGGTGGACAGAGAGACGCtgctgagggagaaggaggagaagagaaag Gctgaagaggaaaagagaaggaaaaaagaggaggcagcaaaaaagaaacaggaacaggaa ATGGCTAAACTGGCAAAGATGAAGATTCCTCCCAGCGAGATGTTCCGTTCGGAAACGGACAAGTATTCCAAGTTTGACGAAACG ggttTCCCTACACATGATGCCGAGGGACAGGAGATCAGCAAGGGGCAGAGCAAGAAGCTGCGCAAGTTGTACGAAGCTCAGGAGAAGCTGCACAGGGAGTATCTACAGACAACTCAGAACGGAAgctga